cttatattcttatattatttatattccatcataattacataccacaacttgtccagccattccccaatagatgggcatcccctcaatttctgattctttgacaCCAGGAAAGAGCTGGTATAAGTATTATTGCacatataaattcttttcctttttgttttttatctctttggggatgcagacctagtagtggtattgctaggtcaaagggtatgcctggttttatagccctctgggcatactTTGAAATTTCTCTAAAAAATGATTAaatcatttcacaattccaccaacattaatacctcagttttcccatatcccctccagcagctgtcattttccttttctgtcctattagctaaTCTAAAAGGTATGAGGTAATGCCTCAgaattgatttaatttgcatttctctgctcAATAGTgggttagaatattttttttcatatggctatagatagctttaattacttcatctgaaaactgttcatatcttttgatcatttatcaattggggaatagatcttatttttacaaatttgacttattctctatatgtttgagaaatgaatcccttatcagagaaacttgcttcaaactTTTTTTACCGTTACTATTGCTAAATGCATTTCCcaccatcctattccccccatttattccctctctctcctttcaccctgtgccTCCTCAAAAGTAGTTTGTCTCTGTCTatcccctcccctaatctgccctcccttctatcatgttCCCCCCTacttcttatccccttctcctcccattttcctataaggtaagatatatttctatacccaaatgagtttgtatgttattccctcttgagacaattctgatgagagtaaggttcactcactccccctcagctcccccctcttcccctccactgtaaaggctttttcttgcttcttttatgtgagataatttaccccattctacctctctctttccccttttcccaatacattcctctctcactccttaattttatgtttttagatatcatccctctgTATTCAACTCAAACCTGTGCCCTCTgactatatatactccttctaactgccctaataatgagaaaattcttataagttacaagtatcatcttcccatgtaggaatgcaaacaatttaaccttacaatttccttttcctgtttaacttttaatgcttctcttgagctttgtatttgaaagtcaaactttctatttagctgtggtcttttcatcaaaaatttttgaaaggccttgatttcattgaatatccattttttcccctgagggagtatactcaatttttctgggcaggtgattcctggttgtaatcctagctcctttgccctcccgaatatcatattccaagccctccaatccattaatgtagaagctgctaaatcctgagTTACCTAACTGTGCTATCCTAACTCCATgatgtttaaattgtttctttctggctgcttgcaatattacctccttgaactgggaactccGGAATTTTGCTATgatgttcctgagagttttcattttgagatctctttcaggagtgatcagtggattctttcaatttctattttatcctctagttctagaacataagagcagttttccttgacaatttcttgaaagacgatgtctaggctctttttttatcatggctttcaagtgttccaataatttttcaattatctctcctggatctactttccagatcagttgtttttccaatgagatatttcatgttgtcttctattttttttcattcttttggttttgttttattatttcttgatttctcataaatccgttagcttccatttgctcagttctaatttctaaggaattacttttcttcagtgagcttttatacttccttttacatttggccgaTTCTACTTTTTaggagttttttcttcttttttttataaaagcttTTCTGATAATTTTCATTATCACAGAACAAGCCACCTGTAATGTGTGCAAAGAGGAATGAGAGGATGAAGGAAGAGAGCCAAAGAGGGAAAGGCTGAACAGTTGTCttacttcttctctttcttcttgtccTTTTCATTCATTGTTAGAATCATCAAGAGTTTCCGGAAGAGGGTGACAAAATCCAGGAAAAGGTCAACACAGTGCCAGATGTAATCCTTATCTCCATTCTCAGCCTTTTCAATTATGAGTTGAGTATCAAAAAGGACAAAGCCACACATGACCACCAATCTCACATACAGATTTGCCTGGAAAAGCCAAAAAGATCCAAAGAACAGGTTCCCAAGGAAGGAAAACAGCATCAGGCTCATGGCTGACATCAAGATACCTCCTAGGAATAGGTAGCTGCGATGCCTAGCATAGAGTGCACTCAAGGTGAAGCAGCTGAAAATCATTGCTCTGCCAAGGAAGGAGGTGGGAATAAAGCTGGGGTTGATGGCAATGCATAAGTCCAGGGCAGGGCCCAAACCAACTCCTGTAAGGAAAGTAAATCCAGTCAGAAGTCCCAGTCTCTTCTGCCCAGTTTCATGACTGTGTAGTGTTACCATCAGCCATATCATCAATCCCAAAGAACCCAAGGCTGAAAGCAAGCCAGCCTGGATGAAATGGATGACCACATGGACATAGGCCCCTGTGGCTGCCACGAACATGCAGAGGGCAAAACTGGCATAGACCTTCATCCAAAGAACAGGTTCCCAAGGGAGGAAAACAGCATCATGCTCATCATGTGCTGCTGTGTAGAAGgtgtgatgtgggaaaattttaaGAGAACATCAAAGTTGATATTCCCATCAAACATTTTCATGGTGCCACAGTCTGTGGGACATAGCCTTCGCTCTGCCACTCACACCACCTACTCCTTTCAATGCTGGATGTGTCacaaggagtttttttctttagtgaattttttgttcatcttttttccatttggccaattttgatttttaaggcattcttctcctcactggcttttttgtacctcttttaccattcggcctattttttaaggtactatcttcttcagtattttttgtgcgtgtatctcctttaccaagttttgactcattttttatcattttcttgcatcactctcatttctcttcccaattgttcTTCTACTTCtacttgactttcaaaatcctttttgagctcttccatggacctgagaccaaatcatatttttGTTGGAAGGTTTGGATGCAGAAGCTTTGAGTTCATTATATTTTTCTGAGTGTGTGTCTTGATCtcccttgtcaccatagtaactttctacggtcagatttttttctgtttttgctcattttcccaacctatttcttctctttgttaaagtagggctctgcttccagggtagagagctcactgtcccaagcttcagggtttttatGAAGCTGTTTTCGGAGACATTTTTAGGGACCTGTATATTTTCAGTTCTGCCAGGGAAGTATGATCTAAGAAAAGgtgtatttactcctctcctggactcTTCTCTGgtcttcttttatagatgaggaactgagacaaacagggttaaataactgtgagtgaccacaagcactcttttctgccctggaattgtgatgACAGTGCTCTGCTAGattgtggctgcaagctctgttgtgctagtgctccttctgaCCCCGTGACTGACACCTAGAACTGCAACCAgaatctgagtatgggcaaagcaacagagtcctgccccacAGTGCCAGGAAAGACATCCCTGtcatctccttctgatcagttgttagACCCTCTTTCCATATATGGACTGAGAGCTCCCgaaacagctgctgctgctgattcaatggctcccaaggcctgctcttggtttgctggggcccagtctgccCTAGAGTGGCcagtgctggactgtgctccaatCCCACCCAGGTGTTACAGATctttcctgatgaccttctaacttgtctttggctagaaaattcactctgtcattttgtgtgttgtgctcctcctcctcgtcctcctccttcTCACACACAAGGGAGATTAAATGGGAATGCGGTTACAGGGATGTAGAATGGATTGGGTCCTTAAGTAGTGAGTTCTCTCATATGTGCAAGTATTTAAATAAAGGCTAGATTAACAGGTGATCACTTAACTCATTGGAGATAGTGCAAATGGAATTTTCATTTGGACTCCTTTTTATGGTTAATCattgttttaaaaagttatattgaTATATTCTATTTTTTACATTATAAACACAGATTATTCCCACTACATAAAAGTCCTtttataacaaagtaaaacagtttaataaaactaataatacagtaaTTTCTTCCAAAAGTACATGCAACATTTCACGTGTGTAGTATATCCTTACcactctagaaaaaaaaagaaaaggaagtatatCTATTATAACAAATATTGACAGTCAAGCACAACAAATTCACCCTATGACTGGTCTCAAAAATATACACATCTCATTCTGCATCACGTATCTCTCTAATGGAtaccatgtttcatcattggCGTTCTGGATCACGAATGttcattttattgatcatggttcttacaacttaaaaaaattatttgtttttacaatgatgtcactgtataaattgttcttttggaccaactcatttcattcttcatgaattttttaaaaagtcctcaaaattgttcattttaaaaatatcactattatagtataaattgttcatttatttggtcagccattcttcaattgatgacCGTGATTTCCTGTTTTTCATCACCAAAAAAATtcctgccataaatattttgatacatTAAtactttttgctctttctttaacCTCTTTTGGTTGCAGGACCACCAATGATACAGCTGGGTCAAAAggtgcaattttttaaaataattttgtagtGTTTACTTTCAAATGGCTTTCTGGAATGATTGTACCCATTCACATCAACATGCCTGTTTCCCCACAGTTCCTCcagaatttctcatttttcttttgtgtcatctttgcaaatctgataggtatgagggaACTACATTCATGtaatctttcccctctccaatttaTACTTCATGAAGTTgccaaa
This region of Trichosurus vulpecula isolate mTriVul1 chromosome 3, mTriVul1.pri, whole genome shotgun sequence genomic DNA includes:
- the LOC118842621 gene encoding bax inhibitor 1-like, producing the protein MPERLAEMLLDLWTPLIILWITVLPYIYMAPMTPSQVLPSGSSLGLNVVSEEQRVLNRSKRGWVWNQMFVLEEFSGPEPILVGRYLFNNPRSLQVGCYVPVIPITRHSGAGGSLQLGTSGSAHDEHDAVFLPWEPVLWMKVYASFALCMFVAATGAYVHVVIHFIQAGLLSALGSLGLMIWLMVTLHSHETGQKRLGLLTGFTFLTGVGLGPALDLCIAINPSFIPTSFLGRAMIFSCFTLSALYARHRSYLFLGGILMSAMSLMLFSFLGNLFFGSFWLFQANLYVRLVVMCGFVLFDTQLIIEKAENGDKDYIWHCVDLFLDFVTLFRKLLMILTMNEKDKKKEKK